From one Streptomyces sp. CA-210063 genomic stretch:
- a CDS encoding MGMT family protein, whose translation MSEESFPADALPEYAERVLDVTDLIPPGRVMTYGDVAEWLGEGGPRQVGRVMALYGGAVPWWRVVRSDGVLLPGHELRALDHYRAEGTPLREASRATGGHAPRVDMRRARWDGGVRAEGHT comes from the coding sequence ATGAGCGAGGAGAGCTTTCCGGCGGACGCCCTGCCGGAGTACGCGGAGCGGGTCCTCGATGTCACCGACCTGATCCCGCCCGGTCGGGTCATGACATACGGGGACGTCGCCGAATGGCTGGGGGAGGGCGGCCCACGCCAGGTGGGCCGGGTGATGGCCCTCTACGGAGGCGCGGTTCCGTGGTGGCGGGTGGTCCGCTCCGACGGTGTCCTGCTGCCCGGCCATGAACTGAGAGCCCTGGACCACTACCGCGCGGAGGGCACGCCTCTGCGCGAGGCGAGCCGTGCCACCGGGGGCCATGCGCCGCGCGTCGACATGAGACGGGCGCGCTGGGACGGCGGCGTACGCGCGGAAGGTCACACCTGA